A part of Arthrobacter dokdonellae genomic DNA contains:
- a CDS encoding NAD(P)-dependent oxidoreductase yields the protein MNLPATDISVIGLGPMGHPIARRLVESYGAITVWNRTAAVAADFLTWGANVAPTVAEAARPVVVTVLPDLPQVQALTGALREGWAARGITEPILIVHGTVSPVAVADFAEQLRDEGIRVIDAPVSGGTIGAAEGRLSIMVGGDARAAATLEPIFARYGTTVRYLGPSGSGALAKMCNQIVVAATVSALAEASILARHGGLDLPVVFDLLGGGLANSEVLQQKRTRLLENDFAGGGSADNQLKDLRYIAESAENLGLHLPVSEAVAALYQRMIDEGQGADDHSGVIRTLENLAETP from the coding sequence ATGAACCTCCCCGCCACCGATATTTCCGTAATCGGCCTTGGCCCGATGGGGCACCCCATCGCACGAAGGCTCGTCGAGAGTTACGGCGCCATCACGGTGTGGAACCGTACCGCGGCAGTCGCCGCCGATTTCCTCACATGGGGAGCAAACGTAGCACCAACCGTGGCAGAGGCCGCCCGGCCCGTGGTGGTCACCGTTCTGCCGGACCTGCCACAAGTGCAAGCACTGACCGGGGCACTAAGGGAAGGATGGGCAGCACGCGGGATCACCGAGCCCATTCTTATCGTCCACGGCACCGTATCACCAGTAGCCGTCGCGGACTTCGCCGAGCAACTCAGGGACGAAGGAATCCGAGTCATCGATGCACCCGTCAGTGGTGGGACCATTGGCGCGGCAGAGGGACGGCTGAGCATCATGGTAGGTGGCGACGCCCGAGCGGCCGCCACCCTTGAACCCATATTCGCCCGGTACGGGACCACCGTGCGCTATCTTGGGCCAAGCGGCAGCGGCGCGCTTGCCAAAATGTGCAACCAGATAGTCGTCGCCGCGACCGTCTCCGCGCTGGCCGAAGCGAGCATCCTGGCCCGGCACGGTGGGCTGGATCTTCCCGTGGTCTTTGACCTACTCGGCGGTGGGCTCGCGAATTCCGAGGTGCTCCAACAGAAACGCACCCGCCTTCTGGAGAACGATTTCGCCGGCGGGGGAAGCGCTGACAACCAGCTAAAGGACCTGCGCTACATCGCAGAGTCTGCCGAGAACCTGGGCCTCCACCTGCCCGTGTCCGAAGCCGTCGCGGCGCTATACCAGCGCATGATTGATGAGGGCCAAGGCGCAGACGACCATTCGGGAGTGATACGCACGCTGGAAAACCTGGCAGAAACCCCATGA
- a CDS encoding LysR family transcriptional regulator, protein MFTFDQLAAFIAVAEELHFGRAAERLNMTQPPLSRQIQKLEKTVGTALLERNNRKVSLTHAGLVFLDEARRLMTLANRAPVTARRIASGSSGILRVGFTATSGFSILGPLLDAISTQIPDLAVELFEQVTGEQIQGLQSGQLDVGLARPPFNTDEFDSRLLYRERMLLAVPYGHPLANLGRPLQDADLRAEALIMYSPTQARYFYDLVVRTLPVQHGNVVYSVSQILTMVSLVAAKRGIAFVPEAAKKLGVEGVVFLPLARSYGQPVELHAIWIKNVTNPALKRLLQDFEFSTSGDQWQKDNDLSSDTSEKTIP, encoded by the coding sequence ATGTTCACCTTTGACCAGTTGGCGGCCTTCATTGCCGTTGCTGAGGAGCTCCACTTTGGACGCGCGGCGGAGCGGCTCAACATGACCCAACCGCCGCTAAGCCGCCAGATCCAAAAATTGGAGAAAACAGTGGGCACTGCCTTGCTGGAGCGAAACAATCGCAAGGTTTCGCTCACTCATGCGGGCCTTGTGTTCTTGGATGAGGCCCGGCGACTGATGACATTGGCCAACCGAGCACCAGTGACGGCTCGGCGCATTGCTTCTGGCAGCTCCGGGATTTTGCGCGTTGGCTTTACGGCAACCAGCGGATTCAGCATTCTTGGCCCATTACTGGACGCCATTTCAACGCAAATACCAGATCTAGCCGTTGAGCTCTTTGAACAAGTCACGGGGGAGCAGATTCAAGGTTTGCAATCTGGCCAGTTGGACGTTGGCCTGGCGAGACCGCCATTCAACACGGACGAGTTCGATTCACGGCTGCTCTACCGGGAGCGCATGCTCCTTGCCGTTCCGTACGGCCACCCGCTGGCGAACTTGGGCCGGCCTCTGCAAGATGCTGATCTGAGAGCAGAGGCTTTGATTATGTATTCTCCCACGCAGGCGCGTTACTTCTACGACTTAGTGGTGCGAACGCTGCCTGTGCAGCATGGCAATGTGGTGTACTCGGTCAGCCAGATTCTCACCATGGTGTCACTGGTAGCAGCGAAGCGCGGGATAGCGTTCGTCCCCGAAGCGGCCAAAAAGCTTGGCGTGGAGGGTGTTGTGTTCCTGCCGTTGGCTAGGTCTTACGGCCAGCCCGTGGAATTGCACGCAATCTGGATCAAGAACGTCACTAACCCCGCACTGAAGCGGCTGCTGCAGGATTTTGAATTCAGCACTTCTGGTGATCAGTGGCAGAAAGACAACGACCTTAGCTCTGACACGAGCGAGAAAACAATACCTTAA
- a CDS encoding sugar ABC transporter ATP-binding protein: MNSTLLSIENIAKSFPGVRALNDVTFELARGEICTLAGENGAGKSTLLGILGGATAPDHGTVTIDGVRRRHFTPRRALAEGVIIAQQEPAVVPQLTVEHNLLLGRPRSVRRNAKKSIASALEDLEAMGFPLDPGSPVSRLSPAQRHALTIARAFAFDSKIVALDEPTTSMLEHNVEQVLARIREVARERQLGIIYVSHKMPEVMSVSDSVVVLRDGRVAFRSAIAETTEQEIVRKMVGRELLAFQPESSLTENAETLFTATAITNPWGVGPVDISVKAGEVLGIAGLVGSGRTELLRAIVRADHGSTGTVSIGGKRRTIRNPRDSRKAGIAFIPEERKRQGLVLQIPAYLNIAMTAGRQLNTLGLFSSKRKQIEIAKKVTEEMSLRPANVLLNARQFSGGNQQKIVIAKWTWLNAAVYLFDEPTKGVDVGGKVEIYELIDRLAAQGKAVIVVSSDLPEIISLCNRVLVMRSGNVVSSHTGVEINEESLVASAMGITEGKS; this comes from the coding sequence ATGAATTCAACATTGCTCTCGATCGAGAACATTGCGAAGTCTTTCCCGGGTGTGCGGGCGTTGAACGATGTCACCTTCGAGCTTGCGCGAGGGGAGATCTGCACGCTTGCGGGGGAAAACGGCGCCGGCAAAAGCACGCTCCTTGGCATACTGGGCGGAGCGACCGCCCCCGATCATGGGACGGTAACGATCGACGGAGTCCGGCGCAGGCATTTCACCCCGCGCCGGGCTCTGGCCGAGGGCGTGATCATTGCCCAGCAGGAGCCTGCTGTCGTCCCGCAGCTCACTGTTGAACATAATCTCCTGTTGGGTCGCCCGCGCTCGGTGCGGCGCAACGCGAAGAAGTCGATTGCCTCAGCCCTTGAAGACCTTGAAGCAATGGGATTTCCGTTGGATCCCGGCTCACCCGTATCCAGGCTGAGCCCGGCGCAACGCCATGCACTGACGATTGCCCGGGCCTTTGCCTTCGATTCAAAGATTGTCGCCCTCGATGAACCCACGACAAGCATGCTCGAGCACAATGTCGAGCAGGTGCTTGCTCGTATCCGTGAGGTCGCAAGGGAGCGGCAACTGGGCATCATCTACGTTTCACACAAGATGCCTGAGGTGATGAGTGTCTCCGATTCCGTGGTGGTGCTCCGCGACGGACGAGTGGCATTCCGCTCGGCGATCGCGGAAACCACCGAACAGGAAATCGTGCGCAAGATGGTGGGACGGGAACTCCTGGCTTTCCAGCCGGAATCGTCGTTGACCGAAAACGCTGAGACCCTGTTCACCGCGACGGCAATCACGAACCCTTGGGGAGTCGGTCCGGTTGACATCTCCGTCAAGGCAGGCGAAGTGCTCGGGATCGCCGGGCTGGTCGGTTCAGGACGCACCGAACTCCTGCGCGCGATCGTGCGCGCAGACCATGGTTCAACCGGAACGGTCTCGATCGGGGGTAAACGCAGAACGATCCGCAACCCGCGCGACAGCCGCAAGGCGGGGATCGCTTTCATTCCGGAGGAGCGCAAGCGTCAAGGGCTTGTCCTGCAAATCCCCGCATATCTCAATATTGCGATGACTGCAGGACGACAGCTCAACACTCTCGGGCTGTTCTCCAGCAAACGCAAACAAATCGAGATTGCAAAAAAGGTCACCGAAGAAATGTCGCTGCGACCTGCCAACGTGCTTTTGAATGCACGCCAGTTCTCTGGTGGAAATCAGCAAAAGATCGTCATCGCCAAATGGACATGGCTGAACGCCGCGGTCTACCTGTTCGACGAGCCGACCAAGGGCGTCGATGTCGGGGGAAAAGTGGAAATCTACGAGCTGATTGATCGACTGGCCGCACAGGGCAAAGCTGTCATCGTCGTCTCCTCCGACCTGCCCGAAATCATCTCACTATGCAATCGAGTTCTTGTCATGCGATCAGGAAACGTCGTCTCCAGCCACACGGGTGTGGAAATCAACGAAGAATCTCTCGTGGCAAGCGCCATGGGAATCACGGAAGGAAAGTCATGA
- a CDS encoding RES domain-containing protein → MNSPELTAANIRGTVWRVGFSPEPWAWSGWEWATDGRFPGRWDDLNGNFRTVYAGSSLLGCLLEVLAGFRKDTRLGLELAAIEVDDEDKVLHPSLAPGLVPREWLDERTAASADLVGTFCAVTSSGTVAALYPRFIGMALSLNLADFDAAALKDARPRLLTQAIAAFIYDTGEFDGIQFASRHGDDLLLWAVFEQPGDAAISPRITNITAHDLGVNSRDILEAFRILGLEWEEE, encoded by the coding sequence GTGAATTCACCTGAACTGACCGCGGCCAACATCCGCGGCACGGTCTGGCGCGTCGGCTTCAGCCCGGAACCATGGGCCTGGAGTGGCTGGGAATGGGCCACCGACGGCCGGTTCCCCGGCCGCTGGGACGACCTCAACGGAAACTTTCGCACCGTGTACGCCGGGTCAAGCCTGCTGGGCTGCCTTCTGGAAGTCCTTGCCGGTTTCCGCAAGGACACCAGGCTGGGTCTCGAACTGGCCGCCATTGAAGTAGACGACGAAGACAAGGTCCTTCACCCCAGCCTTGCGCCGGGCCTGGTCCCGCGGGAATGGCTGGATGAACGCACGGCGGCCTCGGCAGACCTGGTCGGCACCTTTTGCGCCGTCACGTCCTCCGGTACCGTCGCGGCCCTGTATCCTCGATTCATTGGCATGGCGCTGAGCCTGAACCTGGCGGATTTTGACGCTGCCGCCCTCAAGGATGCCAGGCCCAGACTGCTGACCCAGGCCATTGCCGCCTTCATTTACGACACCGGGGAGTTCGACGGCATCCAGTTCGCCTCCCGCCACGGCGATGACCTACTGCTATGGGCGGTCTTTGAACAACCCGGAGACGCGGCCATCAGCCCCAGGATCACCAACATCACCGCCCATGACCTTGGTGTCAATAGCCGGGACATCCTCGAAGCATTCAGAATCCTAGGCCTGGAATGGGAAGAAGAGTAG
- a CDS encoding cysteine hydrolase family protein — translation MEHRAFRGRGPEPYRPSDVLQMGTALADRIPVGDEMVLTGVATDCCILATAMGAADAGRYVTVLEDACAGQNDAAHDQPLNLLGLLSPMIKIVKSESLVN, via the coding sequence ATGGAACATCGAGCTTTCAGAGGTCGAGGCCCAGAACCCTATAGACCTTCCGACGTTCTCCAAATGGGGACAGCACTGGCGGACCGGATTCCCGTCGGAGACGAGATGGTGCTCACTGGCGTGGCAACCGACTGCTGCATACTCGCTACGGCCATGGGCGCCGCAGACGCAGGTCGATACGTCACCGTCCTAGAGGACGCCTGCGCCGGTCAGAACGACGCTGCGCATGACCAGCCCCTGAACCTTTTGGGGCTACTTTCGCCGATGATCAAGATAGTCAAAAGCGAAAGCCTCGTTAATTGA
- a CDS encoding NAD-dependent epimerase/dehydratase family protein — MSEKPRVLVTGGTGLIGTAVVRLLQDQGNEAVIFDLAGEDKVRVGDVRDLAAVTDAADGCEVVVHLAGIAGPELAEPSHGYDINAHGTFTVFQAAVNAGARKIVYASSINANGLPLGSEAVLPSHYPYDEYETTRIADWYSLSKVANEDAAHMISTRHGIQMTGIRFPLVRDITEKQGKTFAAHIRSVMDTAPARAAAEGWSYLHVEDAARAVINAIEARTPPAPGILVAAPTTFLEVDTAEAIARDAPGVPSTVAGRDVGLDLGRSADWLGFEATTTLERVAPHAIISRREWEA, encoded by the coding sequence ATGAGTGAAAAGCCACGAGTCCTCGTCACCGGAGGAACAGGCCTCATCGGGACCGCAGTCGTGCGGCTCCTGCAAGACCAAGGGAACGAGGCCGTCATCTTCGACCTCGCCGGGGAGGACAAGGTGAGGGTCGGGGACGTGCGCGACCTGGCCGCGGTCACAGACGCAGCTGACGGCTGTGAAGTCGTCGTGCACCTCGCCGGCATTGCCGGACCCGAGCTGGCTGAACCAAGCCACGGCTACGACATCAACGCGCATGGAACGTTCACGGTCTTTCAAGCCGCGGTGAACGCCGGAGCACGCAAGATCGTCTACGCCTCCAGCATCAACGCCAACGGACTGCCCCTGGGCTCGGAAGCCGTGCTGCCCAGCCACTACCCCTATGACGAGTATGAGACCACGCGCATCGCAGACTGGTACTCACTTTCCAAGGTAGCCAATGAAGATGCGGCCCATATGATCTCAACCCGCCACGGCATCCAGATGACAGGCATCCGGTTTCCGCTCGTACGGGACATCACGGAAAAGCAGGGCAAGACCTTCGCGGCACACATCCGCAGCGTCATGGACACCGCGCCCGCACGTGCCGCCGCTGAGGGATGGAGCTATCTCCACGTCGAGGATGCCGCCCGTGCAGTGATCAATGCAATCGAGGCCAGAACCCCCCCGGCACCAGGCATACTCGTCGCGGCCCCAACAACATTCCTGGAGGTCGACACGGCAGAAGCCATCGCAAGGGACGCGCCAGGTGTACCATCCACGGTTGCCGGCCGCGATGTCGGACTGGACCTGGGTAGATCGGCTGACTGGTTGGGCTTTGAAGCAACGACAACCCTCGAACGGGTGGCACCCCACGCAATTATTTCACGGCGGGAGTGGGAAGCATGA
- a CDS encoding ABC transporter permease translates to MTGTRTSASWRQKLNPQALGIYVAAVVIFIVFGLLNHTFFGIGNLRDIAISASINAIIGLGLTFVIITGGIDLSVGSTASLVGIVSANLMVSGETSPVVAIVVGIVLGIACGVVNGVLITAFRLPPFIATLGTMSVYQGLAYLVTNGLAVYGIPQPFIVMINGYVGYIPIMVIIVVVVGILSWLLLRKTVVGENVIATGGSEETAWLSGIRISRVKITVYALAGGLAGLAGLMLVARINAAQNEGGSPYLLTAIAAAVIGGANLMGGEGRIAGTLVGALILGALTNGLVLLNVPSFYEQIVIGLVVIIAVGLGQGTKGWPMFKRGGPPAEKSPAEQPSTADEPQAATNE, encoded by the coding sequence ATGACAGGCACCCGCACTTCGGCGTCATGGAGGCAGAAGCTCAATCCGCAGGCCTTGGGAATCTATGTAGCTGCGGTCGTCATCTTCATTGTGTTCGGGCTGCTGAACCACACCTTCTTCGGGATCGGCAACCTGAGGGACATCGCGATATCGGCAAGCATCAACGCAATTATTGGGCTGGGCCTGACCTTCGTTATCATCACTGGCGGTATTGACCTTTCCGTCGGTTCCACGGCGAGCCTGGTTGGAATTGTCTCGGCCAACCTCATGGTCTCGGGCGAGACATCCCCCGTTGTCGCGATCGTGGTTGGAATCGTGCTGGGCATCGCCTGTGGAGTCGTCAACGGGGTCCTCATCACGGCGTTCCGGTTGCCACCGTTCATCGCGACCCTGGGCACCATGAGCGTCTATCAGGGCCTGGCATATTTGGTGACCAACGGTCTGGCCGTCTACGGCATCCCCCAACCGTTCATTGTCATGATCAACGGTTACGTCGGCTACATTCCGATCATGGTGATCATCGTCGTGGTGGTCGGTATCCTTAGCTGGCTGTTGCTGCGGAAGACCGTTGTTGGTGAAAACGTGATTGCCACAGGCGGCAGCGAGGAGACAGCTTGGCTTTCCGGAATCAGGATCTCCCGTGTGAAGATCACCGTGTACGCTCTCGCCGGCGGCCTCGCCGGACTTGCCGGTCTGATGCTCGTCGCACGGATCAATGCCGCGCAGAACGAAGGCGGCAGCCCCTATCTTCTCACCGCAATCGCTGCTGCCGTCATCGGCGGGGCAAATCTGATGGGCGGCGAGGGCCGCATCGCTGGAACGCTCGTCGGCGCCCTGATCCTCGGCGCGCTCACCAACGGGCTCGTCCTGCTCAACGTTCCAAGCTTCTACGAACAGATTGTCATTGGCTTGGTCGTGATCATCGCGGTTGGACTTGGCCAGGGAACCAAGGGGTGGCCGATGTTCAAACGCGGGGGACCACCTGCCGAAAAATCTCCTGCAGAACAACCCTCGACCGCCGACGAACCTCAGGCGGCAACGAATGAGTGA
- a CDS encoding amidohydrolase family protein — protein MTFKLIDAHHHLADLSRSYPWLEQTGPYPYHGDDSPIRHSYLLEDYLSDVNGLTLLGSVHIENGAADPRAETAWIDTLATEAGIPSVQVSKVDLLSPDASAQLEYHASFPSVRGIRHILNWHENPRYTHTSSNTIMSDPRWVRNFARLAPLGLSFDLQVFPSQLAEAAALAASHPETTIILDHAGMPIGRDAASIHAWREGMRTMAAQPNVVVKISALGTNDHHWTVNSLRPFILDTLEIFGPERSMFGSNFPVDSLYSTYAQLIEAYDQITSVLSEDERQAFFARTAARTYRIPGEWDLSD, from the coding sequence ATGACATTCAAACTTATCGACGCACACCACCACCTCGCCGACCTCTCCAGATCCTACCCGTGGCTCGAACAGACCGGACCCTACCCCTACCACGGCGATGACAGCCCGATCCGGCACAGCTACCTCCTCGAGGACTATCTCTCCGACGTAAACGGGCTGACACTTTTAGGATCCGTACATATAGAGAACGGCGCCGCCGACCCACGCGCGGAAACGGCTTGGATCGACACGCTCGCGACTGAGGCCGGGATCCCATCCGTGCAGGTCAGCAAAGTCGATCTCCTCAGTCCTGACGCAAGTGCTCAACTCGAATACCATGCCTCCTTCCCCTCGGTGCGGGGAATAAGACACATCCTGAACTGGCACGAGAACCCCCGGTACACGCACACCAGCAGCAACACGATCATGTCCGACCCCCGCTGGGTCAGGAACTTTGCCCGCCTGGCACCGCTCGGACTTTCCTTTGACCTCCAGGTGTTCCCCTCACAGCTCGCCGAAGCTGCAGCCCTTGCCGCCTCACACCCAGAGACCACAATCATCCTGGATCATGCCGGCATGCCCATCGGCCGCGATGCCGCCTCAATCCATGCCTGGCGTGAAGGCATGCGAACGATGGCAGCCCAGCCCAATGTCGTCGTCAAAATATCCGCCCTGGGGACTAACGACCACCACTGGACCGTCAACTCGCTGCGCCCCTTCATTCTCGACACCCTGGAAATCTTCGGCCCAGAACGCAGCATGTTCGGAAGCAACTTTCCCGTCGACAGCCTCTATTCAACCTATGCCCAACTCATCGAAGCCTACGATCAAATCACCTCTGTTCTCTCCGAGGACGAACGTCAAGCCTTCTTCGCCAGAACTGCCGCGCGCACATACCGGATCCCCGGCGAGTGGGATCTTTCCGATTAG